A genomic window from Pseudobacteroides sp. includes:
- a CDS encoding DUF378 domain-containing protein: MNRTPLDRLSLIIVIIGALNWLSIGLFRIDLVASMFANPTTIPSRVVYTIVGLAGLYCISLLFRENVPAKDQA, translated from the coding sequence ATGAATAGGACACCACTTGACAGATTGTCATTAATTATAGTTATTATTGGAGCATTAAACTGGTTATCAATAGGTCTATTCAGAATTGACCTTGTTGCATCCATGTTTGCAAATCCAACAACTATACCAAGCAGGGTAGTATATACAATAGTAGGTCTTGCAGGATTGTACTGCATTAGCTTGCTGTTTAGGGAAAACGTACCTGCTAAGGACCAGGCTTAA